A single window of Thalassomonas viridans DNA harbors:
- a CDS encoding L-threonylcarbamoyladenylate synthase — MSQFFYVHSDNPQGRLMKQAAAMIHDGAVIVYPTDSGYALGCHLGDKKALERICQIREIDKEHNFTLVCSDLSQFSEYARIDNPAFRLIKNNTPGAYTFIFKGTKEVPKRLLNPKKKTIGIRLPDNEITKALLAELKEPLMSTSLILPGQEMAEYDPEHIRDILEKRVDLIINGGYLGEKPTTVVDFSDGDANVIRVGEGDPAPFE, encoded by the coding sequence ATGAGTCAGTTTTTTTATGTACATTCGGATAATCCCCAGGGACGGCTGATGAAGCAGGCGGCGGCCATGATCCATGACGGTGCGGTGATCGTTTATCCGACAGACTCAGGCTACGCCCTGGGCTGCCATCTCGGCGACAAGAAAGCCCTGGAGCGCATCTGCCAGATCCGCGAGATAGATAAAGAGCATAACTTTACTTTAGTTTGCAGCGACTTATCCCAGTTTTCCGAGTACGCCCGTATCGACAATCCCGCGTTTCGCCTGATCAAAAACAATACTCCGGGGGCTTATACCTTTATCTTTAAAGGTACCAAGGAAGTGCCCAAACGTTTGTTAAACCCGAAAAAGAAAACCATAGGTATACGTTTGCCGGATAATGAAATCACCAAGGCGCTGCTGGCAGAATTAAAAGAGCCGCTGATGTCCACCAGCTTGATTTTACCGGGACAGGAAATGGCGGAATACGACCCCGAGCATATCCGCGATATCCTGGAGAAACGGGTGGATCTTATTATCAACGGCGGTTATCTGGGGGAGAAACCCACGACTGTGGTGGACTTTTCCGACGGCGACGCCAATGTTATCCGGGTAGGGGAAGGTGATCCGGCGCCTTTTGAATAA
- a CDS encoding segregation and condensation protein A — protein MVQQVLPLAFIRGEALIEKPQDLFIPPDALEVILETFEGPLDLLLYLIRKQKFDIMDLPISPITEQYMVYVELMKDLKLELAAEYLVMAAILAEIKSRLLLPKQTVDEEEEDPRAELVRRLQEYEVIKHAAEDLDSLPRLERDIFTADVALADNFKQRQLLAEVSLAELMAALNGVIKRNSAFEHHHIHKESLSTRERMSAILAQLKQTPEQAPYMEFSRLFTPEEGRQGVVVTFLAILELIKESLIECIQSQVYGMLQVRLKG, from the coding sequence ATGGTGCAGCAGGTGCTGCCCCTGGCTTTTATCCGCGGCGAAGCCCTGATTGAAAAGCCGCAGGACCTCTTTATCCCGCCGGATGCCCTTGAAGTGATACTGGAAACCTTTGAAGGGCCGCTGGATTTATTGCTTTACCTTATCCGCAAGCAAAAGTTCGATATCATGGACCTGCCGATATCCCCCATCACCGAGCAATATATGGTGTATGTGGAGCTGATGAAAGATCTCAAACTGGAGCTGGCAGCGGAATACCTGGTGATGGCGGCTATCCTGGCGGAGATCAAATCCCGGCTGCTGCTGCCCAAACAAACGGTGGACGAAGAGGAAGAAGACCCCAGGGCCGAGCTGGTCAGGCGCCTGCAGGAATACGAAGTCATTAAACATGCCGCCGAAGACCTCGATTCACTACCGCGCCTGGAACGGGATATTTTTACCGCGGATGTCGCCCTGGCGGATAATTTTAAGCAGCGTCAGCTGCTGGCGGAAGTGAGCCTGGCAGAATTGATGGCGGCGCTTAACGGTGTGATCAAAAGAAACAGCGCTTTTGAACACCATCATATCCATAAGGAAAGCTTATCCACCCGGGAGCGTATGAGTGCCATCCTGGCGCAGTTAAAACAAACGCCGGAGCAGGCCCCTTATATGGAGTTCAGCCGCCTGTTTACCCCGGAAGAGGGCAGGCAAGGGGTGGTAGTCACCTTTTTGGCGATTTTGGAGTTGATAAAGGAATCCCTGATTGAATGTATTCAAAGCCAGGTGTACGGCATGTTGCAAGTGAGGTTGAAAGGGTGA
- the scpB gene encoding SMC-Scp complex subunit ScpB — translation MKSISDEKLLSLVEAALFIADKPMSVPGLKQELLGDYRVSSKRIRQVLAQLTQDYQHRGIELVKVASGYRFQAVAELSEDLSALFKEKSPRYSRALLETLALIAYKQPITRGEIEEIRGVAVSSHIIKTLTERNWIKVVGHKEVPGRPALYATTNAFLDYFSLTSLAQLPELMPISALSLGDHATMPGQVSENP, via the coding sequence GTGAAGTCAATTAGCGACGAAAAATTATTGTCCCTGGTGGAAGCGGCGCTTTTTATTGCCGACAAGCCGATGTCGGTGCCGGGCCTGAAGCAGGAGCTGCTCGGGGATTACCGGGTAAGCAGTAAACGTATCAGGCAGGTGCTGGCGCAGTTAACGCAGGATTATCAGCACAGGGGCATAGAGCTGGTAAAAGTTGCTTCCGGCTACCGTTTTCAGGCCGTTGCCGAGCTCAGCGAAGATTTGTCGGCGCTGTTTAAGGAAAAGTCGCCGCGTTATTCCCGGGCCTTGCTGGAAACCCTGGCGCTTATTGCCTATAAACAACCCATTACCCGGGGAGAGATCGAAGAAATTCGCGGCGTGGCAGTGAGTAGCCATATTATTAAAACCTTAACAGAAAGAAACTGGATTAAGGTGGTGGGCCATAAAGAAGTGCCCGGGCGTCCGGCTTTGTATGCCACCACTAATGCCTTTTTGGATTATTTTTCCCTCACCTCCCTGGCGCAATTACCGGAATTAATGCCGATTTCCGCCTTATCCCTTGGCGATCATGCTACAATGCCCGGGCAGGTAAGTGAGAATCCCTAA
- the rluB gene encoding 23S rRNA pseudouridine(2605) synthase RluB: MSEKLQKVLARAGKGSRREMETVISQGRVSVDGKTAYLGDRVEGNEQIRIDGHTVVLKAKEDEMCRVLMYNKPEGEMCTRKDPEGRPTVFDRLPPLQGGRWVAVGRLDINTSGMLLFTTDGELANRLMHPSHKVEREYAVRVFGEVDEAMLQRLRGGVKLEDGPARFQKITYHGGEGRNHWFHVVLSEGRNREVRRLWESQDVQVSRLIRVRYGNMEMQRQLPLGGWTELGLKEVNYFRKLVNLPPETKSKVRVDEKAIDNAKSRRIRRSVKKHQHRTQQANRRRRT, encoded by the coding sequence ATGTCTGAGAAGTTACAAAAAGTGCTGGCGCGCGCCGGTAAAGGTTCACGCCGTGAAATGGAAACCGTGATCAGCCAGGGGCGGGTCAGTGTCGACGGCAAGACCGCCTACCTGGGCGACAGGGTGGAAGGCAATGAGCAAATCCGTATCGACGGCCACACCGTAGTGTTAAAAGCCAAAGAAGATGAGATGTGCCGGGTGCTGATGTACAACAAACCCGAAGGGGAGATGTGTACCCGTAAGGATCCTGAAGGCCGGCCCACAGTTTTTGACCGCTTGCCGCCGCTGCAGGGCGGCCGTTGGGTGGCGGTAGGCCGTTTGGATATCAATACCTCAGGTATGCTGCTTTTCACCACAGACGGCGAGCTGGCGAACCGTTTGATGCATCCGTCACATAAGGTTGAACGTGAGTATGCGGTGCGGGTTTTTGGTGAAGTGGATGAAGCCATGCTACAGCGCTTGCGTGGCGGGGTGAAACTTGAAGACGGTCCGGCGCGCTTTCAGAAAATCACCTATCACGGCGGCGAAGGACGCAACCACTGGTTCCATGTGGTGCTTTCAGAAGGGCGCAACCGGGAAGTACGCCGGTTGTGGGAAAGCCAGGATGTCCAGGTCAGCCGCTTGATCCGGGTGCGTTACGGTAACATGGAAATGCAGCGCCAGCTGCCGTTAGGGGGCTGGACCGAATTGGGCTTAAAAGAAGTTAACTATTTTCGCAAACTGGTGAACCTGCCGCCGGAAACCAAGAGCAAGGTAAGAGTTGACGAAAAAGCGATTGATAATGCTAAAAGCCGCCGTATCCGCCGCTCGGTGAAAAAACACCAACACAGAACCCAGCAGGCGAACCGCAGAAGGCGGACATAA
- the rnd gene encoding ribonuclease D, protein MQENQLQQHYIEDFTALTDLCRQLSSSKVLAVDTEFVRTRTLYPKLGLLQVCNGEHLALIDPVAIEDLSPFWQLLTNADIVKVLHACSEDLEVFLCAANCKPVNLIDSQIMMSFLGQGLSMGYAAMIQQYTGVELDKSESRTDWTKRPLSPRQLSYAQADVLHLYRVYPQILQQLEDSGWLEAACEETRQLIERKFTPVDEDTLYRNIKMSWRLNARQLNNLKYLARWRYQRAKVRDLPLGFIAKDDTLMALSQRAPKSVGAMAHIEGIDVLDIRHQGKAMLAVLKQADAVSEEDYPDKIVRLDEYPGYKQIFKKVKNFISDVAKTSNLAAENLASKKQINQFLSWYFKINGAGQDVVAVDILQSWRFELFGEKLQAFAENGFGEPK, encoded by the coding sequence GTGCAAGAGAACCAATTACAGCAGCATTATATTGAAGATTTTACCGCCCTGACGGATTTATGTCGGCAATTGAGCAGCTCCAAGGTACTGGCGGTGGATACCGAGTTTGTCCGTACCCGTACCTTATACCCTAAGCTCGGCCTGTTGCAGGTGTGTAACGGCGAGCACCTGGCCCTGATTGATCCTGTGGCCATCGAAGATCTCTCGCCGTTCTGGCAGCTGTTAACCAACGCCGATATCGTCAAGGTGCTGCATGCCTGCTCGGAAGATCTGGAAGTTTTCTTGTGTGCCGCCAACTGCAAACCCGTGAACCTGATCGACAGCCAGATCATGATGTCTTTTTTAGGGCAGGGGCTGTCTATGGGTTATGCCGCCATGATCCAGCAATACACAGGTGTTGAGCTGGATAAATCAGAATCCAGGACCGACTGGACCAAAAGGCCGTTAAGCCCGCGCCAGCTCAGCTATGCCCAAGCCGATGTCCTGCATCTGTACCGGGTGTATCCGCAAATTCTCCAGCAGCTTGAGGACTCCGGCTGGCTGGAGGCGGCCTGTGAAGAAACCCGTCAGTTGATCGAGCGTAAATTTACACCGGTAGATGAAGATACCCTGTACCGGAATATTAAAATGAGCTGGCGCTTAAATGCCAGGCAGCTGAATAATTTAAAATATCTGGCCAGGTGGCGTTATCAGCGGGCCAAGGTGAGGGATTTGCCCCTGGGCTTTATTGCCAAGGACGATACCCTGATGGCGCTTTCGCAGCGCGCCCCTAAAAGTGTCGGCGCCATGGCCCATATCGAAGGCATAGATGTGCTTGATATCAGGCATCAGGGCAAAGCTATGCTGGCGGTCTTAAAACAGGCGGATGCGGTCAGCGAAGAAGATTACCCGGATAAAATCGTGCGTTTGGATGAATATCCGGGTTACAAGCAAATTTTCAAGAAAGTGAAAAACTTTATTTCCGATGTGGCCAAAACTTCCAACCTAGCTGCAGAAAATCTGGCATCGAAAAAGCAGATCAACCAGTTTTTGAGCTGGTACTTCAAAATCAATGGCGCCGGGCAGGATGTGGTTGCGGTGGATATCCTGCAAAGCTGGCGTTTCGAGCTGTTCGGTGAAAAGCTGCAGGCTTTTGCTGAAAATGGCTTTGGCGAGCCTAAATAG
- a CDS encoding YcgL domain-containing protein, whose amino-acid sequence MLCAVYRSPKKEQTYLFIKQRDDFSDVPAPLMSTFGTPELVTIINLATKEKLALADIEKVKANLSEQGYYLQLPPPKEDLLAEHRAMQKQKQEHN is encoded by the coding sequence ATGCTATGTGCGGTTTATAGAAGCCCGAAAAAAGAACAAACTTATCTCTTTATCAAACAACGTGACGACTTCTCCGATGTACCCGCTCCCCTGATGTCTACTTTTGGCACTCCTGAACTGGTTACCATAATAAATTTAGCCACCAAAGAAAAACTGGCCCTGGCAGACATCGAAAAAGTGAAAGCGAATTTAAGCGAACAGGGATATTATTTACAATTACCCCCGCCGAAGGAGGATTTGCTGGCCGAGCACAGGGCGATGCAAAAACAAAAACAGGAGCATAACTGA
- a CDS encoding lytic murein transglycosylase produces MKTRFLLGHKVKAALVSLTLGTCFLTGSSFAAEAEKPSFENYVNQLKAEALQKGFSQELIDSSFANVTFHKRAVKADRNQPEKVETLDTYLPKRVPDWKVNRAREMFQAHRELLTEIGDQYRVQPRFIVALWGLETNFGRIMGNYNVISALSTLAYEGRREVFFKKQLWAALTILDEGHITIDKMKGSWAGAMGQNQFMPTSFVSYAVDGDGDGKKDIWGNHADVFASMANYLNKEGWSDELTWGRQVKLPENFDHSLAIPKNTGSRKNWLKAWAESEKSLAEWQELGVRRSDGTNLPKVDIKAALIFPDDENGRVYLAYDNYKSLMHWNLSYYFVSSVGHLSDRIKFPPLKPVKEK; encoded by the coding sequence ATGAAAACCAGGTTTCTTCTCGGACATAAAGTTAAAGCGGCCCTGGTTTCTCTGACACTGGGCACCTGTTTTTTAACCGGCAGTAGCTTTGCCGCAGAAGCTGAAAAACCCAGTTTTGAAAACTATGTAAACCAGCTTAAGGCCGAAGCCCTGCAAAAAGGCTTCAGCCAGGAGCTGATCGACAGCAGTTTTGCCAATGTTACTTTCCATAAACGTGCGGTAAAAGCAGACCGCAACCAGCCGGAAAAAGTCGAAACCTTAGATACATATTTGCCCAAGCGGGTACCCGACTGGAAGGTTAACCGCGCCCGGGAAATGTTTCAGGCCCACAGGGAGTTGCTGACTGAAATAGGTGACCAGTATCGGGTACAGCCGAGGTTTATTGTCGCTTTGTGGGGACTGGAAACTAACTTTGGCCGTATCATGGGTAACTATAATGTGATATCTGCCTTGTCTACTTTGGCTTATGAAGGCCGCCGCGAAGTTTTCTTTAAAAAGCAGTTGTGGGCAGCGCTGACCATTTTGGACGAGGGGCATATCACTATCGACAAGATGAAAGGTTCCTGGGCCGGCGCCATGGGACAAAACCAGTTTATGCCGACTTCTTTTGTCAGTTATGCGGTGGATGGTGACGGCGACGGTAAAAAAGATATCTGGGGCAATCACGCCGATGTTTTCGCCTCTATGGCGAATTATTTGAATAAAGAAGGCTGGAGTGATGAACTTACTTGGGGACGCCAGGTAAAACTGCCGGAAAATTTTGATCATTCGCTGGCGATCCCGAAAAATACCGGCAGCAGGAAAAACTGGCTTAAAGCCTGGGCCGAGTCTGAAAAATCCCTGGCGGAATGGCAGGAGCTAGGGGTACGCCGCAGTGATGGTACTAACCTGCCTAAAGTGGATATTAAGGCCGCGTTGATCTTTCCGGACGATGAAAATGGCCGGGTATACCTGGCATATGACAACTACAAGAGCCTGATGCACTGGAATCTTTCTTATTATTTTGTCAGCTCGGTAGGGCACTTGTCCGACAGGATCAAGTTTCCGCCGCTAAAACCGGTAAAAGAAAAATAA
- a CDS encoding YcgN family cysteine cluster protein has protein sequence MSTNKSEAVPFWESKTLAQMTREEWESLCDGCAKCCLHKFIDDETTDEVTEFLPTDHMAEDEQMVYSSIACFLLNDKTCQCSQYQKRTSLVPDCVRLTQDNLDDVFFMPPSCTYRRLNEGRGMPSWHPLLHKGKKSAMHKAGMSVRGKVVKDDQVSLDDFEDYIVLWPLDDID, from the coding sequence ATGAGCACAAATAAAAGCGAAGCAGTTCCTTTCTGGGAAAGTAAAACCCTGGCGCAGATGACCCGGGAAGAGTGGGAGTCCCTGTGCGACGGTTGTGCCAAATGCTGCCTGCACAAATTTATCGATGATGAAACCACAGATGAAGTCACCGAATTTCTGCCGACAGATCATATGGCGGAAGATGAGCAGATGGTGTATTCCAGCATTGCCTGCTTTTTGTTAAACGATAAAACCTGCCAGTGCTCCCAGTACCAGAAAAGAACAAGCTTAGTGCCCGATTGTGTCAGGCTGACCCAGGATAATCTCGACGACGTTTTTTTTATGCCTCCCAGTTGTACCTACCGGCGCTTAAACGAAGGACGGGGTATGCCTTCCTGGCATCCTTTGCTGCATAAAGGCAAAAAATCCGCTATGCATAAAGCCGGGATGTCGGTGCGGGGAAAAGTGGTTAAGGACGATCAGGTTTCCCTCGACGATTTTGAAGATTATATTGTGCTTTGGCCGCTGGATGATATTGATTAA
- a CDS encoding THxN family PEP-CTERM protein produces MKYHGLMKKLTLGILAGVLSAHANATYMSITAQGGFNEYTEDLAQGVASTEYVSQMPDGTLVRDADQTGGATVHEGLRWGGNGVYSSLVLENYAPDIDALDTAYAVSAITHNNFDISAEFAWLMTASIAGSLEFSSTHAGGISAGFGSSMVVDDFTSDVSTEFNIDFKETFNTSSIDTCERVSDDVDPSSGDHVFTSACDDYFDFSVDNPDPLPDSLPFSIPFYIDGEHFALTVFFSEDGVSPIDRDRLWTEEEKSSTFYTMVSLSRVPEPETLLLLGMGLLGLGAKRRKQ; encoded by the coding sequence ATGAAATATCATGGACTGATGAAGAAACTAACCCTCGGTATTCTCGCCGGTGTTTTATCTGCTCACGCAAATGCAACGTACATGTCTATTACCGCTCAAGGCGGTTTCAATGAATACACGGAAGATCTGGCGCAAGGTGTCGCTTCTACTGAATATGTCAGTCAAATGCCGGACGGCACCCTGGTTCGGGATGCAGATCAAACCGGCGGTGCTACCGTGCATGAAGGTTTGCGCTGGGGCGGCAACGGTGTATACAGCTCGCTGGTGCTGGAAAACTATGCTCCGGATATCGACGCCTTAGATACGGCTTATGCGGTATCCGCTATTACCCATAATAATTTTGATATCAGCGCCGAGTTTGCCTGGTTGATGACGGCCTCCATTGCCGGCTCTTTAGAGTTCAGCAGCACCCATGCCGGCGGTATTTCAGCTGGTTTTGGCAGCTCTATGGTGGTCGATGATTTCACCAGTGATGTGAGCACAGAATTTAATATAGATTTTAAAGAAACCTTTAATACCAGTTCAATTGATACCTGTGAGAGAGTCAGTGATGATGTTGACCCGAGCAGCGGCGACCATGTCTTTACCTCCGCTTGTGATGACTATTTCGATTTTTCAGTAGATAACCCCGATCCTCTACCAGATTCTCTACCGTTCAGCATTCCTTTTTACATTGACGGTGAGCACTTTGCGTTAACCGTGTTCTTCTCTGAAGACGGCGTTTCTCCGATTGACCGTGATCGTTTGTGGACTGAAGAAGAGAAGTCATCCACTTTTTATACTATGGTCAGTCTAAGCCGGGTTCCTGAGCCGGAAACTTTGCTGTTATTGGGTATGGGGCTGCTGGGTTTAGGCGCCAAGCGCAGAAAACAATAG
- a CDS encoding THxN family PEP-CTERM protein: protein MNNHGFVKKVGLGVLFGAFSVNASAVFMTIDVGGGFNSFVEDPHGVSSTEYLQLVNPGAAHVEGVSPDVVVDTNQTTGVHDGLRWGGNGAYSSLVYETFDQEITALDTNYAISAITHNNFSISAAFSWLDKATIAGTLGFSSSHSGGLAAGIGSSNVIDDFTTDVTSEFHIDFKETYNQDDVSKCTAVSENSDGSGGDHVFASACDDYFDLAVDNQGSLPDTLPFSIPFYIDGKYYALEVFFAEDIDGMHRIDNDRVWTQEQQLSQFYTIVNLTEVEAPEPISLALMGVGLLGLGFNRRRLQLKK from the coding sequence ATGAATAATCATGGATTCGTGAAAAAAGTCGGGTTGGGGGTTCTGTTCGGAGCCTTTTCTGTTAATGCAAGCGCCGTTTTTATGACAATCGATGTCGGCGGTGGTTTTAATTCTTTTGTTGAAGATCCTCACGGTGTGTCGTCCACCGAATATTTACAACTGGTAAATCCCGGTGCCGCCCATGTTGAAGGGGTATCACCCGATGTGGTGGTGGATACCAACCAGACGACCGGGGTACACGACGGACTGCGCTGGGGGGGCAATGGCGCATACAGCTCTCTGGTTTATGAGACCTTTGATCAGGAAATAACTGCCTTAGACACCAATTATGCCATTTCGGCGATCACACATAATAATTTCAGCATCAGCGCGGCATTTTCCTGGTTAGATAAAGCCACTATTGCCGGCACATTAGGTTTCAGCAGTAGCCATAGCGGCGGACTGGCAGCAGGGATCGGCAGTTCCAATGTTATCGATGATTTTACTACGGACGTTACCAGTGAGTTCCATATCGATTTTAAGGAAACCTATAATCAAGATGATGTCAGCAAGTGTACGGCGGTGAGTGAAAACAGCGACGGCAGCGGTGGCGATCATGTATTTGCTTCTGCCTGTGATGACTACTTTGACTTGGCAGTGGATAATCAGGGGTCTCTGCCGGATACACTGCCTTTTTCCATTCCTTTTTATATCGACGGCAAGTATTACGCCCTAGAAGTCTTTTTTGCTGAAGATATTGACGGTATGCACAGGATAGATAATGACAGGGTCTGGACCCAGGAGCAGCAACTATCCCAGTTTTATACCATAGTGAACTTAACCGAAGTTGAAGCGCCTGAGCCTATTTCCCTGGCCTTGATGGGAGTTGGTTTACTAGGGCTGGGCTTCAACCGCAGAAGATTGCAGCTTAAAAAGTAA
- a CDS encoding Re/Si-specific NAD(P)(+) transhydrogenase subunit alpha has translation MIIGIPSESQKGENRVAGSPTAVAALIKLGFSVQVESGAGDRASFTDEEFIEAGASIVDGKTSFSSDLVLKVNAPTQEEVSLLKPGSTLVSFIAPAQNPELLETLSNKAVTTLAMEMVPRMTRSQSMDALSSMANIAGYRAVIEATHHFGRFLTGQITAAGKMPPAKVMIIGAGVAGLAAIGTAGSLGAIVRAFDTRPEVKEQIESMGAEFLELDYEEPEDTGSGDGYAKEMSQAFIDAEMALFAAQAKEVDIIITTAMIPGKPAPKLITEEMVRSMKPGSIVVDLAAAGGGNCEVTRAGEITEVAGVTIIGYTDLVSRLPNQASQLYANNLVNLLKLLCPEKDGRVNIDFDDQVIRNMTVVKNDEITFPPPPIQVSAAPAKPKAAPAAVTEEAEQPKSNSKKHLGMVIGAGLFAWIASVAPADFLSHFTVFVLACVIGYHVVWNVSHSLHTPLMSVTNAISGIIVVGALLQVGQDNLLIQILAGIAVLIATINIVGGFVVTNRMLKMFRK, from the coding sequence ATGATCATAGGAATTCCCTCGGAGTCACAAAAGGGTGAAAACCGTGTTGCCGGTTCGCCCACCGCTGTGGCTGCTTTAATTAAATTAGGTTTTTCGGTACAGGTTGAGTCGGGGGCCGGTGACAGGGCCAGTTTTACCGATGAAGAATTTATTGAAGCCGGGGCCAGTATTGTTGATGGCAAAACCAGTTTTTCCTCAGATTTAGTGTTAAAGGTAAATGCCCCCACCCAGGAAGAAGTCAGTTTATTGAAGCCGGGCAGCACGTTAGTGAGTTTTATTGCCCCGGCGCAAAACCCTGAATTGCTTGAGACCTTGAGCAATAAGGCCGTTACTACCCTGGCCATGGAAATGGTGCCCAGGATGACGCGCTCTCAGTCCATGGATGCATTAAGCTCAATGGCGAACATTGCCGGCTACCGGGCGGTGATAGAAGCCACCCACCATTTTGGCCGTTTCCTTACCGGACAGATCACCGCTGCCGGTAAAATGCCGCCGGCCAAGGTGATGATCATCGGCGCCGGTGTGGCCGGGCTTGCCGCCATAGGCACCGCCGGCAGTTTAGGGGCGATAGTGCGCGCCTTTGATACCCGCCCCGAAGTCAAAGAGCAAATTGAAAGTATGGGGGCGGAATTTTTAGAGCTGGATTATGAGGAGCCGGAAGATACCGGCTCGGGAGACGGCTATGCCAAGGAAATGAGTCAGGCCTTTATTGATGCCGAAATGGCGCTATTCGCCGCCCAGGCAAAAGAAGTTGACATTATTATCACCACGGCGATGATTCCCGGAAAACCGGCGCCGAAACTGATTACCGAAGAGATGGTACGTTCGATGAAACCCGGCTCTATCGTGGTGGATCTGGCCGCCGCCGGGGGAGGCAACTGTGAAGTTACCCGCGCCGGAGAAATCACCGAGGTAGCCGGTGTGACTATCATTGGCTATACGGATCTCGTCTCCCGCCTGCCCAACCAGGCGTCACAGCTTTATGCCAATAACCTGGTGAATTTGCTTAAACTGCTTTGTCCGGAAAAAGACGGCAGGGTGAATATCGATTTTGACGATCAGGTGATCCGCAATATGACGGTGGTGAAAAACGATGAAATCACTTTCCCGCCGCCGCCAATCCAGGTGAGCGCCGCACCGGCCAAGCCTAAAGCGGCGCCTGCGGCAGTGACAGAAGAAGCCGAGCAGCCCAAGTCCAATAGCAAAAAACACCTGGGCATGGTAATAGGCGCAGGTTTATTTGCCTGGATAGCCAGTGTCGCTCCGGCAGATTTCCTCTCCCACTTTACCGTGTTTGTGCTTGCCTGCGTGATCGGTTATCACGTGGTCTGGAATGTTTCCCATTCCCTGCATACGCCGCTGATGAGCGTTACCAATGCCATCTCCGGTATTATCGTGGTCGGCGCCCTGTTGCAGGTGGGGCAGGATAACCTGCTGATCCAGATACTGGCAGGAATTGCCGTACTTATTGCCACCATCAATATTGTCGGCGGCTTTGTTGTGACTAACCGTATGTTAAAGATGTTCAGGAAGTAG